The genomic window GACGGCCGACCGGTTGATGCTGAGGTCGAAGATCACGGCGCCTGCGACGATCGGAACGAGGCCGTGACCCGTGTCGAACCCGAGATTCCGTTCCCGCAGATACTGCCTCACTCCTCCCGCCACGTTGTGTCCGAATGCGCTGCCCCCGGTGAAAAACAACCCGTGCACCTGATCAACCAGGTTCAGGGGATAGAACGCATCGGTGCCGTAGGTCCCGGGAGCGCCGCCGCGGACATCGACGCCGGCAATCGCGCCCCCGCCGGGCAAAACAACGGTACAGCCGCTGGGGATACCGTCGAGTTCGGCGTGACCGACTCGAATTCCGTCAATGGCGGTCAGGGTGTCGTTCTTCATGGGCTTCTTCCTTGAAATGCTGCAGGAGGTATCGATAGATCTCCTTGCCGATATCGATCCCCGTCTGGATGATCTCGGGTCCGTACTGGCGGCCCGTGGGTGTTCGGAAGGTTTCGGCGATGCGGAGTGTGCCCGATATGCCCCAGGGAAAACGATCGATGAGCTCCCTGGGCGTGAGCCCCTGGTGGTCGGCTATGTGCCACAGTGTATGCAGGAAAGTGTCCGCCCCCCAGCGAAACTTGTCCGCGTCGTAGAGGCAGTCGCTGATCAGCTGATAGGCCCGGCGCTTGCAAGGCGTTGGGGCAATGAAGGCTTCATGGTTCCTGATGGCCTCGCAAATGCACTTCGTCTCGTTCCTGCTTAAGGCGAACCGCTTCAGCACCTTCTCCGCTTCGATTGCGCCGACCTCCGCGTGATGCTCCCGGTCGCGGCAGATGTCGTGCAGCAAACCCGCGAGCAAGCCGAGCACCATCATCCTCTCGATGCCGAGGGGGTTGGCGGAAACGGACTGGCTTTCCACGAAAACCAGCGTCGCCGTGTCCATGCTGACTCGCGCGCTGTGAAACATGCCGTGTCCCAGGTCTTCCTGGAGCACGGGCTGCACGGTCTTGCGCATGAGCACCACCAGCGGATGGTTGAAATACAGCCTTCGGGCTAAAGCAATGGGCGCCTTGAACCGGAAGTAGAATTCGGGAAGAGGATGTTTCGACGCGATTCGTTCCGCTTCCCGCTGCAATCTCCGAGTCATTTCATTCATGCGATGCCGCTCTTTGGAAACGAAAAGGTTGAAGCGCCGTATTGCTGCCGGCGGCTTCCTCACCCGTGCCTTCCGCTACGCTCGAAGTGCGGGAATCGTCCCGCGGAGTCCGCCCCGGGACGGCCGCCGAATTCCGGTCATCCGTCCGGTGAAGGCGACTCGGGAAGAAGGAGCCGTTGTGATTGAGTCCGCAAGAGCAAAGTTTAATGCAAACCGAATTTTTCCGCAATCAATCGCCTGAACCGAGGCGCATAGATCATTTCGAAGGTCGCTTCCTTACCGGGGAAGAGCCGCAAGGCATGCGAGCGTGCTCCGGCCGCCAGCCGCTCGGCTTCTTCCATGGAAATCGAGGATTGCGCGATGAGGGAGAGGCACAAACCCACAATCCTCTGGAGACGGC from Syntrophobacter fumaroxidans MPOB includes these protein-coding regions:
- a CDS encoding HD domain-containing protein, with the protein product MNEMTRRLQREAERIASKHPLPEFYFRFKAPIALARRLYFNHPLVVLMRKTVQPVLQEDLGHGMFHSARVSMDTATLVFVESQSVSANPLGIERMMVLGLLAGLLHDICRDREHHAEVGAIEAEKVLKRFALSRNETKCICEAIRNHEAFIAPTPCKRRAYQLISDCLYDADKFRWGADTFLHTLWHIADHQGLTPRELIDRFPWGISGTLRIAETFRTPTGRQYGPEIIQTGIDIGKEIYRYLLQHFKEEAHEERHPDRH